The nucleotide window TCTGCGTCCTCTGGTAATCCAGAGTTCTGACCAAGGAGGACATTATGTCCCGTATCGGTAGACAACCTATTGCCGTTCCCAGCGGCGTGACCGCGAGCGCCCAGTCCGGTGTGTTCAAGGTCAAGGGCCCCAAGGGCGAACTGACGGTGCCCTACAACACTGAACTGACTGTGCGCCAGGACGGCGAGCAGCTGCTCGTCGAGCGTCCCAGCGACGCCCAGCGCCACCGTGCTCTGCACGGCCTGACCCGTACCCTGGTCGCCAACGCGGTCAAGGGCGTGTCGGACGGCTTCACCATCAACCTCGAACTGCGTGGCGTGGGTTACCGCGCGCGCCTCGCAGGCAAGAACCTTGAGATGACCATCGGCTACAGCCACCCGGTCGTTATCGAGCCGCCTGCCGGCGTGAGCTTCACCGTGCCCGAGCCGACGCGCATTGACGTGAGCGGTATCGACAAGCAGCTCGTCGGCCAGGTTGCGGCAAATGTCCGTAAGGTGCGCAAGCCCGACGCCTACCACGGCAAAGGTGTGCGCTTCGTTGGCGAGCAGATCGCCCTCAAGGCTGGTAAGGCCGGTGCCACCGGCGGGAAAGGGAAGAAATAATGTCCTCACAGACGACCGTCCGCCGCAAGCTGCGCACCCGCCGCAAGGTCCGTGTGGCCGCCGCCGAGCGCCTGCGCCTGAGCGTGTTCCGCTCGAGCAAGCACATCTACGCCCAGATTATCGACGACAGCAAGGGCGTGACCCTGGCCTCGGCCAGCAGCGCCGCCGTCAAGACGGGCAGCAAGACCGATACCGCCGCAGCCGTGGGCAAAGCCCTGGCCGAGGCCGCCACCGCCAAGGGTGTCACGAAGGTCGTTTTTGACCGTGGTGCGTACCGTTACCACGGACGCGTGAAGGCGCTCGCAGACGCGGCGCGGGAGGGTGGCCTTGACTTTTAATCGTCGTAACGACCGCAACGCGGAGCGTGAAAGCAGCGAATTCGAAGAGAAGATGCTGTTCGTCAACCGCACCTCCAAGACCTACCAGGGCGGACGCCGCTTCCGCTTCGCCGCACTCGTGATCCTGGGTGACCGCAACGGTCGCGTGGGCATGGGGATCGGTAAGGCCAAGGAAGTGCCGGTCGCCATCGAGAAGGCCAAGGCGATCGCCCGCAAGAACATGATCCACGTGCCGGTCGAAAACGGGACGATTCCTCACGACATCGTGGGGGTCAACAGCACCAGCCGCGTGCTGCTGAAGCCCGCGGGTCCCGGTACCGGCGTGATCGCAGGCACCGTTCCCCGTTCCATTGCCGAACTCGCGGGCATCACCAACATGCTCTCGAAGGAACTCGGCAGCCGTAACAAGGTGAACGTGGCGTACGCCGTGTTCGACGGCTTCAAGAACCTGCGCACCGCCAAGCAGGTCCGCGCTCTTCGCGGAACCGAGGCGCCGGCGCAGACCGCAGGAGGCGCGCAGTGAAGATTACCCTCAAGCGCAGCGTCATCGGCCGCCCTGGCTATCAGGTGAACACGGTCAAGGCGCTGGGCCTCAAGAAGATCGGCGACAGCCGCGAAATCAATGACTCGCCCGCCCTGCGCGGGATGGTCAAGACTGTTCAGCATCTGCTGGAGGTGCAGGAATGAAACTCCATGAGCTTAAGCCGCACGCCGGCAGCCGCAAGAACCGCAAGCGCGTGGGCCGTGGCCCCGGCGGCACCGACAAGACCGCCGGCCGTGGTCACAAGGGCCAGAAGGCCCGCAGCGGCGCTGGCAAGGGTGCCTTCTTCGAAGGGGGCCGCAGCCGCCTGATCGCCCGCCTGCCCAAGCGCGGCTTTAACAAGGTCGGTACCACCTTCGAGATCGTCAAGCTCTCCCAGCTGGACGTCTTGCAGGGTGACACCTTCGACCGCGCTGCGCTGGAACTGGCCGGTCTGGTGCGCCGCAAGAACAACCCCGTCAAGCTGCTGGCGACTGGTGAACTGACCCGCGCCGTGACGGTGCACGTTGACGCCGCGAGCGCGGCCGCCATTCAGGCCGTGGAAGCGGCCGGCGGCCGGGTCGTACTGCCCGAAGCTACCAGCGAGACTGCCGAGAAGGCGGAGTAAATGCTCCGCGCCTTCCGCGACGCGTTCCGGATTCCGGACCTGAGGCGGAAGATTGTCTTCACCCTGCTGCTGCTCGCCGTATACCGCCTGGGAAGTGCTATTCCCACGCCCGGCGTCAACACCGCAGCCCTCAGCCAGGCCACCTCGGGTGGCCTCTTTGGTTTGATCAGCCTGATCTCGGGGGGCAATCTTTCGCAGTTCTCGATCTTCGCGCTAGGAGTGCTGCCGTATATCACGGCCAGCATCGTGATCCAGCTGCTCACGACCACCGTGCCGGCTTTGGAGAAGCTCTCCAAGGAAGGCGAGGAGGGTCGGAAGAAGATCAACCAATATACCCGCTACGCGGCCATCGCTCTGGGGGCGGCGCAGGCGATCTTCTTTTCGCTGTACATCACCAGCAATCCGCAGTACGTGGCCGTGGGCTGGGATCCAGGGTTCTTTACTGTGCTCGTCATGGTGCTGACCCAGGTAGCCGGTATCGCGCTGACGATGTGGATCGGTGAACGCATTACCGAAGTGGGCGTCGGCAACGGCATCAGTCTGATCATCACCTCCGGGATCATCGCAGCCTACCCGCGTGAGATCGCAGCGACCGGTCAGCTTCTGCAGACCGAGCAGACGAGCATCCTGCGAATCCTGATCTTCATCGGCGTCATCCTGATCACCATCGCCGGCATCGTGTACGTGTATCAGGCCGAACGCCGGGTCCCCGTGACCTACGCGCGTGCCCGTGGCGGCGCGGCCGGTCAGGCCCGTGGGGCCGGTCAGGCGACCTGGCTGCCTATCAAGGTGAACCAGGCAGGCGTCATTCCGGTGATCTTCGCCTCGGCCATGTTGATCATTCCCAACGTGATCGCCAGTGCCACGGCCGCCCGTGCGCCGGGCGTGAATGCCTGGATCAGCACCAATCTGGTGTTCGGCACACCGCTGTACATCATTCTGGAAGCTGCCCTGATCTTCGGCTTCACGTACCTGTACAACAGCGTGCAGTTCGATCCCAAGCGGATCGCGGAGCAGCTGCGCGAGGCTGGCGGCTTCATTCCGGGGGTCCGTCCGGGCACGGCCACGGCCGAGTTCCTGGGAAGCATCAGCGGCCGCCTGAGCCTCTGGGGCGCCGTCTTCCTGGTCGTGCTGACGGTCTTTCCGCAGATCGTGCAGCGCGGCACCGGAATCACGACCTTCCAGTTCTCGGGGACGGGTCTGCTGATCATCGTGGGGGTGGCGCTCGAAACCCTGAAACAGCTCGAAGCTCAACTCACGGTGCGCCGTTACGACGGCTTCATCAGCAAGGGCCGTATCCGCGGCCGTCTGAACAACTAAGCCGCGTTGCCAGATCACTGACCGCCTTCCTCCGGGAGGGCGGTTTTACTTTGTCGGCCCCGCCTTTTCGCCCCACGTTACTGATGGGGGAACTGCGCCATGCGCACGTTCCGGCAGACTCAGCCTCTATGCTAGGGCCCAGATGGAGGAATGAAGTGACGCAAAACAAAACCAAGGTCGTGATTTTTCTCGGGCCTCCCGGCGCGGGCAAGGGAACCCAGGCCGAGCGCCTGGCCGCCGAGCAGGACCTCGTCAAGATCAGCACCGGCGATATTCTGCGCGACCACGTGACGCGCGGTACCGAGCTGGGCCAGGCGATACAGCCGATCCTGACTGCTGGGCAGCTCGTCCCCGACGATATTCTCATCGCTCTGATCCGCGACCGGCTGGCGGGAATGGAGCAGGTCCGGGTCATCTTCGACGGTTTTCCGCGGACCCCGGCTCAGGCCCAGGCACTTGACCTGTTGCTTGAGGAACTCGGCGCTCCCGTGACTGCCGTGCCGCTGCTCGAAGTTCCTGACGAGGTTCTTGTGGGCCGGATCGTCGAGAGGGGCCGCCAGGCAGCGGCGCGCAATGAGCCGGTGCGCAGTGACGA belongs to Deinococcus sp. Leaf326 and includes:
- the rplF gene encoding 50S ribosomal protein L6 gives rise to the protein MSRIGRQPIAVPSGVTASAQSGVFKVKGPKGELTVPYNTELTVRQDGEQLLVERPSDAQRHRALHGLTRTLVANAVKGVSDGFTINLELRGVGYRARLAGKNLEMTIGYSHPVVIEPPAGVSFTVPEPTRIDVSGIDKQLVGQVAANVRKVRKPDAYHGKGVRFVGEQIALKAGKAGATGGKGKK
- the rplR gene encoding 50S ribosomal protein L18, with the translated sequence MSSQTTVRRKLRTRRKVRVAAAERLRLSVFRSSKHIYAQIIDDSKGVTLASASSAAVKTGSKTDTAAAVGKALAEAATAKGVTKVVFDRGAYRYHGRVKALADAAREGGLDF
- the rpsE gene encoding 30S ribosomal protein S5 — its product is MTFNRRNDRNAERESSEFEEKMLFVNRTSKTYQGGRRFRFAALVILGDRNGRVGMGIGKAKEVPVAIEKAKAIARKNMIHVPVENGTIPHDIVGVNSTSRVLLKPAGPGTGVIAGTVPRSIAELAGITNMLSKELGSRNKVNVAYAVFDGFKNLRTAKQVRALRGTEAPAQTAGGAQ
- the rpmD gene encoding 50S ribosomal protein L30, with protein sequence MKITLKRSVIGRPGYQVNTVKALGLKKIGDSREINDSPALRGMVKTVQHLLEVQE
- the rplO gene encoding 50S ribosomal protein L15, producing the protein MKLHELKPHAGSRKNRKRVGRGPGGTDKTAGRGHKGQKARSGAGKGAFFEGGRSRLIARLPKRGFNKVGTTFEIVKLSQLDVLQGDTFDRAALELAGLVRRKNNPVKLLATGELTRAVTVHVDAASAAAIQAVEAAGGRVVLPEATSETAEKAE
- the secY gene encoding preprotein translocase subunit SecY, with translation MLRAFRDAFRIPDLRRKIVFTLLLLAVYRLGSAIPTPGVNTAALSQATSGGLFGLISLISGGNLSQFSIFALGVLPYITASIVIQLLTTTVPALEKLSKEGEEGRKKINQYTRYAAIALGAAQAIFFSLYITSNPQYVAVGWDPGFFTVLVMVLTQVAGIALTMWIGERITEVGVGNGISLIITSGIIAAYPREIAATGQLLQTEQTSILRILIFIGVILITIAGIVYVYQAERRVPVTYARARGGAAGQARGAGQATWLPIKVNQAGVIPVIFASAMLIIPNVIASATAARAPGVNAWISTNLVFGTPLYIILEAALIFGFTYLYNSVQFDPKRIAEQLREAGGFIPGVRPGTATAEFLGSISGRLSLWGAVFLVVLTVFPQIVQRGTGITTFQFSGTGLLIIVGVALETLKQLEAQLTVRRYDGFISKGRIRGRLNN
- a CDS encoding adenylate kinase, which produces MTQNKTKVVIFLGPPGAGKGTQAERLAAEQDLVKISTGDILRDHVTRGTELGQAIQPILTAGQLVPDDILIALIRDRLAGMEQVRVIFDGFPRTPAQAQALDLLLEELGAPVTAVPLLEVPDEVLVGRIVERGRQAAARNEPVRSDDTEEVARKRQQVYREQTQPLIEHYEGRGHLYHVDGVGSTDEVYSRILSGMH